The following proteins come from a genomic window of Ictidomys tridecemlineatus isolate mIctTri1 chromosome 9, mIctTri1.hap1, whole genome shotgun sequence:
- the Nkx6-1 gene encoding homeobox protein Nkx-6.1, with the protein MLAVGAMEGTRQSAFLLSSPPLAALHSMAEMKTPLYPAAYPPLPTGPPSSSSSSSSSSSPSPPLGAHNPSGLKPPAAGGLSSLGSPPQQLSAATPHGINDILSRPSMPVASGAALPSASPSGSSSSSSSSASASSASAAAAAAAAAAAAASSPAGLLAGLPRFSSLSPPPPPPGLYFSPSAAAVAAVGRYPKPLAELPGRTPIFWPGVMQSPPWRDARLACTPHQGSILLDKDGKRKHTRPTFSGQQIFALEKTFEQTKYLAGPERARLAYSLGMTESQVKVWFQNRRTKWRKKHAAEMATAKKKQDSETERLKGASENEEEDDDYNKPLDPNSDDEKITQLLKKHKSSGGGGGLLLHASENEGSS; encoded by the exons ATGTTAGCAGTGGGGGCGATGGAGGGCACCCGGCAGAGTGCATTCCTGCTCAGCAGTCCGCCCCTGGCCGCCCTGCACAGCATGGCCGAGATGAAGACCCCGCTGTACCCCGCCGCCTACCCCCCGTTGCCCACTGGCCCCCCTTCCTCCTCGTCCTCGTCTTCCTCGTCCTCGTCGCCCTCCCCGCCTTTGGGCGCCCACAACCCCAGCGGCCTGAAGCCCCCAGCCGCAGGGGGGCTCTCGTCCCTGGGCAGTCCCCCTCAGCAGCTCTCGGCCGCCACCCCACACGGCATCAACGACATCCTGAGCCGACCCTCCATGCCGGTGGCCTCTGGAGCCGCCCTGCCCTCAGCCTCTCCCTCTggttcctcctcctcatcttcctcgTCAGCTTCTGCTTCCTCCGCCTCTGCGGCGGCTGCCGCTGCTGCTGCGGCCGCGGCAGCTGCCTCATCCCCGGCTGGGCTGCTGGCCGGCCTGCCCCGCTTCAGCAGCCTGAGCCCGCCACCGCCGCCTCCTGGGCTCTACTTCAGCCCTAGTGCAGCAGCCGTGGCCGCGGTGGGCCGGTACCCCAAACCACTGGCTGAGCTGCCCGGCCGGACGCCCATCTTCTGGCCAGGAGTGATGCAGAGCCCGCCCTGGAGGGATGCACGCCTGGCCTGTACCCCTC ATCAAGGATCCATTTTGTTGGACAAAGACGGGAAGAGAAAACACACGAGACCCACGTTCTCTGGCCAGCAGATCTTTGCTCTGGAGAAGACCTTCGAACAAACGAAATACTTGGCTGGGCCAGAGAGAGCTCGCTTGGCCTATTCGTTGGGGATGACGGAGAGTCAGGTCAAG GTCTGGTTCCAGAACCGCCGGACCAAGTGGAGGAAGAAGCACGCGGCCGAGATGGCGACAGCCAAGAAGAAGCAGGACTCGGAGACCGAGCGGCTCAAGGGGGCCTCGGAGAACGAGGAAGAAGACGACGACTACAACAAGCCTCTGGACCCCAACTCGGACGACGAGAAAATCACGCAGCTGCTGAAGAAGCACAAAtccagcggcggcggcggcggcctcCTGCTGCACGCGTCCGAGAACGAGGGCTCGTCCTGA